From the genome of Methylocystis heyeri:
AAAAAAACAAAAAATATTTTTCGGCGACAAAGCGCCATCAGAGCGTCGAACGGGTCCGACCCCGGAAATCAAAGGAGTTTCGTCTCATGCAGCAACTTGTATGAGATTGAAAGGCAGGGGGTGCGACATCTGGACACACCACACCATTATGCTAACCTCTCGCCTGTCGTAAGACAGCCCAATGGGGGGCGAGAGCCAAAAGCGCCACATATCAACGATAAGGCGCGACGCTCCAGGAAACCAACGAAGAGGAGACGAACATGGCTTCCAAGGAATTTGAAATCACCACAAACACCTACATCTTCGCTGGCGTCGGCGCTCTGATCCTCGGCGCTCTCGGCGCTTTCGGTCTCGGCGGCGTCGCCAATACGCTGTCGGCCGGCGTCGTCGGCGCTCTCGCCGGTGGCTGCCTCGGCCTGTTCTTCTAAAACCTTCCGCTTCCATACCGCCAAAAGGCGGCAGTTAGCAATAGCGGAACGGTCGATCGCCAGCGGTTGTTACAGCGACTGCTGGCGTTTCCCTTATTCAGCTTTCGCAGCGCTGCCGATCGGCGGCCACGGAGCCGGCCGAGAAACGGCGAGGCTCGATGCGAAACCGTTCTTTTTAAAGTTGTCGCGCCAACTCTCTGAGAACGAATTTCTTTATCTTGCCTGTGGACGTCTTCGGCAGGTCCCCAAACACCACACGGCGCGGGCATTTGAAATGCGCCAAATTGTCGCGGCACCAGGCGATGAGTTCCTCCGCCGTGGCCTCGGCGCCATCCTTCAACTCCACGAAAGCGCAAGGCGTTTCGCCCCATTTGTCGTCGGGAGCCGCCACCACCGCAGCCCCGCGCACCTTGGGGTGCTTGAAGAGCGCGTCCTCGACCTCGATCGACGAGATGTTTTCGCCGCCGGAGATGATGATGTCCTTCGAGCGGTCCTTGAGCTGAATATAGCCGTCCTCGTGCATGACGCCGAGGTCGCCGGAGTGGAACCAGCCCCCGTGAAAGGCGGCGTCGGAGGCCTTCTTGTTTTTGAGATAGCCTTTCATGACCAGATTGCCCCGGAACATGACCTCGCCCATGGTTTGGCCGTCGCGCGGCACTGGCGTCATGGTTTCCGGGTCCATCACCTCCAACCCGTCGAGCACGATGTAGCGCACCCCCTGCCGGGCTTTCTTCTCCGCCTGGGCGGCCGGATCGAGTTCGTCCCATTCCTGCCGCCATTCGTCGACGGCCGCGGGTCCATATGTCTCGGTGAGGCCATAGAGATGCGTGACCTCGAAGCCGGCCTCCTTCATGGCGGCCAGCACCGCCTGGGGCGGAGGCGCGGCGGCGGTGAAGAAGCGCGCGGTGGCGTGCAAGGGGCGCTTTTCGCTTTCGGAGGCGGAAAGCAGCGTGGACATCACGATGGGCGCGCCGCACAAATGCGTGACCGCGTGCTCCGCCATCAATTGATATATATGGCCCGCGCGCACCTGCCTCAGGCAGACATGCGTTCCCGCGGCCACCGAGATCGCCCAGGGAAAACACCAGCCGTTGCAGTGGAACATCGGCAAGGTCCACAGATAGACCGGGTGGCGCCCCATGTCGCCCGTCAGCACATTGCCGAGCGCGAGCAGATGCGCCCCGCGATGGTGGTAAACCACGCCCTTGGGATCGCCCGTCGTGCCCGAGGTATAGTTCAGCGAAATGGCGTCCCACTCGTCCGTGGGGCCCGGATAGGCGTAATCGGGATCGCCCGAGGCGACGAAGTCTTCGTAGTCGAGCGCGCCGATCGGCTCGCCGGGACCGGCGTATTCGGGGTCGTCGTAGTCGATCACCAGCGGCTTGCACTGGGCTAGAGCCAGCGCCGATTTGATGAGCTCGGCAAATTCGCGGTCTACGATCAAGATCTTGGCTTCGGCGTGGTCCAGCATGAAGGCCAGGACCGGCGCGTCGAGCCGGGTGTTCAGCGTATTG
Proteins encoded in this window:
- a CDS encoding acyl-CoA synthetase, with translation MNLSPYDCDLDRNPANFQPLTPLVFLARAAEVFPDRTAIIHGDLRRNYAEFYARSRRLASALAARGIKRGDTVSAMLANTPAMLECHYGVPMTGAVLNTLNTRLDAPVLAFMLDHAEAKILIVDREFAELIKSALALAQCKPLVIDYDDPEYAGPGEPIGALDYEDFVASGDPDYAYPGPTDEWDAISLNYTSGTTGDPKGVVYHHRGAHLLALGNVLTGDMGRHPVYLWTLPMFHCNGWCFPWAISVAAGTHVCLRQVRAGHIYQLMAEHAVTHLCGAPIVMSTLLSASESEKRPLHATARFFTAAAPPPQAVLAAMKEAGFEVTHLYGLTETYGPAAVDEWRQEWDELDPAAQAEKKARQGVRYIVLDGLEVMDPETMTPVPRDGQTMGEVMFRGNLVMKGYLKNKKASDAAFHGGWFHSGDLGVMHEDGYIQLKDRSKDIIISGGENISSIEVEDALFKHPKVRGAAVVAAPDDKWGETPCAFVELKDGAEATAEELIAWCRDNLAHFKCPRRVVFGDLPKTSTGKIKKFVLRELARQL